GGGGAGACACTTTTTCCCTACTCTGTTTCTTTTTGGCAAGTAGGCCTGTTGAGCAATCCACCACTGCTGTAGTTAAGACTAACTTTCAGGAGCGTGAATCAAGAATAAGAAGTTCTCATGAATTCACCATTCTGACTCCCTTAAAGTTTTATTTAGCACCATGGTTCCTCCTAGCCTGGGAGCCCCTGCCAACCCCACCACTGGCTGCTCACCTCTATCTGCATGGTTTTGGGCTGAATAACATGGACCTTGTTCTTATAGCCACACCAGACCCGATCATAGACGACGGCCATGCAGCGGATTGAGTGGTGTGGGTGACCCAAGTCCATTAGATGATAGTTGCTGAGGTCCCACTGGCCATCTAGAAAGAAATCCCAGGGCTCAGAGATGATGAAGAATGAAGCCAGAACACCTCACAGCTGCTCCCCAGGCTGGACCAGCTCATCATGTACAGGACACAGTTTCTACCAACCATCAAAGCTTAGGGTGGGCCCTGCCTGACAGTGGGAAAGGGATTCCAGGGTGACCAtcttgtgacttacccagggccttCCTTATTACCTCCCAGAAAGGCAGGGAGAAGGTCAAGGAACCTTTGTCCCCATAAGTCCAGGACCCAATAATTCTGTCCCATCCCTGGCCTCACCTTCCCCACGGTGAAAAATGGCCAACGTCCCATCTGCTAATGCCACCAGCACCCGGCCTTTTACATGCCTGAAAAAGAAGTCTTAGTTAATCAAGAGCCAGGACCCAATCAATCTCAGGGATGGTGGTACCAATTCTGACCTGGCATAGATAGGGTGTGGAGCAAAGCCCTGCTTCTCCCTGCCTTCCAGGGCATTGTCAGACTCGTGCCAGAGTGAATGGTCGTCACTGGGCTAGGTGGGAgttcccctccacccccagctAATTGTTTCTGCTTCCCTAGAATGTACTTACACCAGGCTCAGAACAGAGTCCTTCAGCTTGATGGAATGCAGACATTTCTTCCAGTTGGCTACTGCTGAGTGTACGTAGAGCCTGGGAGGGGAAGAAAGTGGGTAAGAGAGTGAATGACTCCAGCCTCCAAACACCTCAGATGCCCCCAGTTCCAATCTACCTCCACAGCAGTTTTTTCTCCAGATATGGCACTGACAGTTCCACCCTGCACCCTAACCACAGAACGTACCAACCATTCTGTGCTCCCAGCCACATGGTAGGAGCGGCACTGGTGCCTGCTACACTGGACTCTCCAGCCGCTTCCTGTTCTTGCTGTGTGGTGCTGGAGTCAGCCTTTGGCCCATTCTCACTGAAAAGACAATGCAAGTCTGTAGACAGGCCTTGTAGTTTTGAGAAAAACATCTGGGTTCCTCCAAGAAAGGAGGCCAGGCCCTTGAAGTTGAGCTCAGTTAGTCCATCAGGTAGAGCTTCACCATGAGAGTGATGCTCCAACACAGAGCTCCCCCATTCTGACCTAAGTCTTTGGTTCCCAGGATGGTCAAAGCCCTGCTTCTTGTGCCAATCCCTAGGAGAAAAGACTAGTTCTTTAGCTCCCGCCCTTTCCTCAGCACAGAGCCCACACTTGGCACACAGCTCCCTGGCCAGCctttccttattttattgttcctttgGGCTCAACCTTCCAATCTCTCAGCACAGAAAGGAACCTTGGCAAGTCTTCAGGATTCCCACCTGCTTGGCTGGCTGCTGACACTTGGTGTTGGGGCTGGATCAGTGAAGACATGCTCAGTGAGGGGTCCAGGCCTAACTGAGGTCATTTCAACTTCACTTGGTCCTGGTTCTGGCACCTCTGTGGCTTCTGTTGCCTCCTCTGTGGACTGAGACTGGTTGATCTTCCCATTGTTGACGGTGGCTACCTCAcctaaagaaaagaatcagaagtacTGATGGCAGAGAAGATAGAGCTACAGACATTCAAGGTGGAATACTTtctgagaaagaggaatgaaggACAGGGTACttcaggggaggagggagaaaccATAACACACACATCATAGTTCTGGTCTGTGAAGCCTAGAGGAGATTATTGCTTTGGCTGGCCCCAACCCCAGGCACCCCAAAATTCCAGATCCTGTGACTTACCTTGCCCTTTGTCCAGCACAGGGGTATCTCCACGAGAGGAACAGTTGCTTCGTGGCACATTACATCGGGTGGCACAACCCACCAATGTGATCCCAGCTAGGACCCCATCAGTCCCTGAATCCTCCGGGTTCATATCACCCTCCAGGAAGATCTCACCAGGGGGATAGTCAGTGTCACTGGCCGCTAAAGGGGGAAGATTACCAATAGCAACTTAGTCACTTGTAAGATTCTGCAGCCAAATCTCATATCCCATCACACTTTAGCTCTTAAATAAGTCATCCtctgtcccccccaccccccaaaatacCACCCTAATGCCTTGCCCAGGCAGCCTGGGAATCCAGCTTCCTATGTTAATGATCAGACAAATCCTTAGAATCATAAGACTAGATGAAGCTTGGCCCCCTACCAATTTGAACCATCttactcccccccccacccccccaccgaCACTTAAGTTGATACCACCAAAATTAGCAAAAGGTTGTAAGTCTCTGGTTTCTTGTCCTCAATAACAAGTGATAAAATTGAGTGAAAGTGGGAAAGTGAGGATTGGCTGAGCTTTGAGTTATAGGTAATCGAGTGAGAGAGGGGAGTTGAATCTGCTAAGAGAGATAGGAGGAACTGATTCTCCACCAAGGCTTTAACCAGGGGAACTTCTGTACCTACCAGGAATACTGGAAATGCAGAGAACATGGGCATTGCAAACAGTAAACTGGTCCACCACTGTGCCTGGCTGGTTGGCATCAATGATTACCACTTTACTTGTGGTCAGGGTACTGGTGAGAATCCAGACTCTACTTGAGGTGGCATCCATCTCATGTAGCTCCTTCCCCTGCAGAATATGTAAAGGAGTTGCTCAGAGCTCCAGATGCCACTCCAGGCAAAACGGGAGCAGCAACAGAAAGATGAAATTATTAGACAAAGCCTAGACAAGGATGACTGGAGAAAAATTGCCCAGAACTCCTTGGGAGCTTCACTGAAAGTCTAATGCCTTAGGAAAAGGGAACTAAGGTGCTTTCATCTTATTCCTCAGGAACAGAAGAAGCTGCAAAAGACTCTGGGAAACCACCTGCAACCATGTCATCCATCTGAACCATGTATCTGCCCACAGTGCTTCTGGCTGAGGCCTCATATTGCCACTTACCTCTCACCCCTTCCCATATTTTACTTCTCCCCAAAGAAGGATGAAAGAACTAGATGTGATGGCTAAAAAACTAGAGGTAGGCAATGGGTCCCCAGAATAAAAATCCTCTCATAGCATACTTTTAGTTCTCTGGCACCTAGCAAGGAAATCAGAAGCCAACTGATTGCATTGTAGGTAGTTAATGAGAGGCATGTGTTCTAATTCTACCTCATACACATAAGGAAGTGGCAAGAAATTTCTGTTGTCctgacctttttcttttctggagaTGTATGGTTACTCTTGTTCTCTCCTTCTACTTCTCGGTCACAGGTCAGGGGGTCACGACCCAAAGTTGGCTTGGTTCCATTCCCAGAGTCTTCTTCATTTGGCTTCCAACCACTCAAGTTGACCCCTGCTGCACACCATAGCTAGAGGGAAagtagacagaaaaggaaaggaagctaAGGCTTGCCACTCCAAAAggagaatatttataaatatggtGAATCCTATCCTTTCTTGAAGACCTGAAACACATTAGCTCCCAAGGTGTCCCACTTTGCCTGTGAGCAGCTCTAATCATTACAAAGCTTTTCCTGATGTTAAGCCTCAATTTGCCTCTGCTGCTTCCACACATTACTCCTTGGTCTGTCCTTTGGGGGCTTCCATAacaatctaatccctcttccacaggaAAATTCTTCAGATACCTGAAAAGGGTTATGATCAACTTTTGAAACTTCTTTTCTCCAAGCTAACTGTCCCCACTTCTTGAATTCAAAGTCATTCACCAGCTTCAGTGCCCTTTGCCAGATGCTTCCAGCTTATTTTGCCCTTTTGAACATGTTTTCACTCAAAAGTGAATGAATTGGGACACTTACTTTCATAGTAGGGTCTTTTTCTACTAGTGGGCGGCAGTACACAGGCACAGGAACATTCTTCATTCTGGTATCTTCTTGGCCTCCATTGGGACttagctgttaaaaaaaaaaagagggaggaaatcaAAAAGGTGCAGCAGTGGGGAAAACCCTGTGAAACCCTTCACTCTAGGGCTGGGCTAACACAAATCCTAGGAAAAGGCATCTGCCCTCTTTCTCCAAAGATATTCAGAAATATCCATGCAACTGATATGGTGAAGGAACTCCATTTTGGGGATACAAATGGATCTGACCCAAGCCTGAGAGTGACCTTTCCTACTGTCTTCCCCCTTCATTAGTCTCTTTAAACTTAGCATTTCTTCTACTCTTTTGGCTTTCAGTTTCAggtaatttccttttctctagctCTATTTCCTGGGAGACTAAGAATCAATCGACCTGTAAATTAAATATGAGTTACCGATCATAATTGTCTCCCAGAGAAAGTCTAGGATAAGATTATCATATATGTGTGCAGCATTAGGTTTCCAATAGAAGATGGGAAGTGGAGTTACCCAAGGTTGAAAGTTCAGGtagtggaaagaaaaagaaggatggaCTACTGAGCATCCACATTATAACATGAATAATTTCAGTGTCCTTACATACAATACAGGCTTTCTTGATTTTCCCTATCTCTACAGTAGAATGGATTTACTAGTAGTTGACTGTTTCTTTTGTATATTTGTTCAGGCTAAAATCAGATAATAAggaagtatttgttgaattgaagggGGCCTTTGACATTTTCTCCCCCAAGTCAAGATTGCCTATTTTTCAAGTAGTTTGTGGGTGGGTAGGGtaataagggaagaagagaaatgggttgcaagaagtaagagagagagatttttgcaAGAGCCGGCTGCATGCCAGGAACTAATGATGCTGGATCTGGAACACAGAggagggataaagagagaacaccAACAGTTACTTGGGGTTCttggacttcctgtctcttgagCTGACTGCAGCTCTTAGACTTCCTCTCACTTGAGCTGAGGAATTTTTAACTTCCTGCACCTTGGAGCTGAAAAGACTTACCTTGATTGTTCTTGACTGAAGAAACCCTTCCTTTGCTTTAAAAACAAACTGTTCCTGTATGCTGAAAGTGTTCCTGTCTACTAAGAAGATTTATGGCCAGCTAAACTGAGCAAAACTAGTGTTGGTGAGGCCCAAGACCAACTCTATCCTGGCCACGCTAGGGTGGATCCAACCATCCGAGTTCATTCCTAAATATATCTGAAAACCTGTTACATCCTACAAATCAATCTGAGAGGATTAAATAGTGTCAGGTTTAGCTAGTCAAGATTTTGGGATCTAGACAGACAGGCTAGGGCTTAAGGAGCATCAAGATAAAGAAGGCACCTCCATGAGGAGGTTTTAGAAGGTGGGAGGCTAGTGAGAATTTCATTAGAGCTAGGGAATCCTTCTCCTTAATCCTCCCTTCATAATAAATTGTTTTTCAAGAATAAATCCCTATACCTGTTTTTTAACAACATGTCTGATAGACTGAACAGCGCACTGGTCCCAGTGAGGCAGGTTCACAGGCCTATTTCACTGAGAGGTACTAAGGACTTAAATAACCTTAGTATATCTATAACATCATCAGCACCTTTCTTATTAGGGTCAATATTTCAGTAGGTATGATTCTCTGTAGTGAGTCTATAGGTTAGTACTTGGTGCAAAGGTTTGTGTAGTATGTGGAGGACATTTGAGGATTACCTGCTTATACTTGGCAGGAAGGCTCCAGCCACAGGCCTGCAAACGCCCATCATCATTGCGTACATGTTCTCGAACTTGTCGGTATTGTTCGCGCTTCTGTTCCCTCCGAGCTGAGGATGTGCAGTCGCTGAGAAGACACAATTATACTTCTCAATCTATGGTAACAAGTAGAGGCTGAGAGTTGAGAAGTAGGTctgaaggaaagtaacaaattggtCAGATACTAGTAACCAGTGTAGAAACACAATACTCAGAATACTAAACTGGGAGTACGTTGTAGGTGGAGAGTAAGGGAAGGAATGGCTTTGGTACTAACTGTTTTGTGTTAAGTATGGCCTTGCCGAGGAAAGATAAACAGAAAGGGCTGCTTCTtctgaaaggaagagaatggaatatgAGATTTATCCAGGTTTGCAGAAGCCTCAAGTCAGAGATGGGTTTGAAACTTTTCCCTGAAAGTCAGGAGACAAAATGCCACAGTCCAGAGCAGGGAACTGGTTCCTGACCAAGTACTGAGATGCAAGTGTTCTCTTTTGCTAGCCTTCTGATGCTTAGCTCTTCACAATAGAGAAAGGATTGTCCAAGGCACAaaggaaacatttaataagtgcttgtcaaataaaatgaataaatgactgaATGAGTTCCATAGAACTCTAACCTTATACAGGTCGTGCTGTATTTTCACTCAGTCATTAAGATTATTAAATTTGAAACTGTCTCCTAAGGCTTGAGATCTCTTAGGGGGTgcgctggtaaatgtttaacaactggatcTGAGAAGGAAATGCGTATGTGATATATTTTTGGGTATAatattcattattaacattttttccagcACTTTTTAaagcctagacaatcaacaaaaccaaaaatctaTCCTGCCTTAGCTGCTAATGCATTCTCTTACTCAATTTACCTTGTACTTTTAAATATACTTTGTATACACTTAGATATGTACTTGTCTTCCCCAAGAACAGAATTCTTCACTTTGTATTTGAATCGATGGCACCtaatagtacttggcacatagtaagtactttatgttgactgattgattgacagCAGATCCAGGACTAGAACACAggtctcctgacttcagactAGTTGTATTCTTGTTACACTGTGCTGCTTCCCCTGAGGCAGCCCCATAAAGACATAGACAAATAAGCAGAACACCAATTCTTAATGTTCTTGGcatcaaagagaaagaaggggctATGGGAACACTCCTGCTTCTTTTCTTAGCTGTCTAAAAGAGAATCAAGGAGGTGAAGTTGTGAAGAAGTAAACTCACTCATCAGGGAAAAATTCCAACGTGCGGTTGCCAGCTGAGATCTGGCACATGGTATGGCTGCGGCGCTGGCTGAATCCAGCTGTGGTGGGTGACTTATAATGGATGTTTACTGATGGATAGGACCTTTTTGCGGGAGGTGGACTAGATGAAGAGCTGAAGAGGCGGCTGAAGCTACAAAAAGAGATAACGGGGAGGGAAGACAGGCATGGGGGAAAAAGTCAGTATCAGAATCCATCATATTATCTATTTCTCATTCAGTAGCGCCTTTTCCATTGTGTGGTAgtttagaaccagaagaaccttaAAAATAAGCAGCTGAGCCCTCTTTTTCAAATGCAAGTTAAGTCCAGTGAAGGGAGATGACTTCTTCAAAGTAGAAGAGGCAAGATTAGAACCTGGGTTCCTGACTGCCAAATGAAGGCTCATTCTATTTAGACTGCCCTGCTTTGTGCCCCCAAGGACTCACAATTGCCAGATGGTAGATTTCTTCTTCTCCTGGACAGATGGGTGTTCTCGGGATGCCCTGTAAAGAGAAAAAGCCAGAGAACCATTCATCTTAAGCACCCACTCAAACTAAAAGAAGATAATTCTATTTCTTTGGCTAGTCTCACCTTTGGCTACAAAAAGCCAACACAGGATGAGGTAAAAGTATGCTTCAGGAAAGCCTATAAACTTCTGGAAAGTAGgaactatttcttttcctttttttttctacccCTTGCTTGCACATATTTCAAAACTTAATTTAGTAATAACTGAGAGTAGGGGAAACCTTGGAAAAAAGACAATGCAGACTTTTAGAAGAGCTTCTGAATAGTAATGCAGGCTGCTTCTCAATCAATAGTACAATGGCTCTAGATACTGAAAAGGAAACTTTGCAACAGCCATAGCAGCTGCAGAAAACTGTTCATTAAGGCATTATTGTTCATTGATGATTGATAGCAGATCAAAGACTGCAACTTGggtctcctgacttcagactAGTTTTTCTCATTATACTGTGTTGCTTCCCCTGAGGCAACTCCAGAAAAAGGTAGACTCATAAATAGGACATCAATGCTTAACATTCTTGGCATCAAAGAGAACCCagggaagaattatatgaattaatgtatagtgaaatgaggagaaccagcaatattgtatgatagtTAACTATGAAAGACTCAGCTACCCTGAATAATAAATACAACACACAAcattccaaaggatccatgatgaaaaattctaacCATCTCTAGAGAGTACTAATGGGCTCTAAAGTACAAACTCaagccagtttttaaaaaatttctttccaCACtgtggctaatgtggaaatatgttttgcatgtataATGGGTATTTCTTGTCTTTTCAATGGTTAGTGCAggtgatggagggaaggagagattttggaactgaaaaaattttaaattaaaaaaaaaaaagaaaagaaaaaagagaacccAGGAAAGTTAAGAATCTGGGAATATAAGCCCTCCTTTCCTGTCTAGAAGGGAATAACAGAGTTGAAATTATTAAGAAACAAACTCACTCATGAGGAAAAACTTCCAGGGTATAATCTCTAGGTGAGATCAAAGATCTTTCTTTGTCCACAAAAGTAAGGTTTTGCCACTAAATTTGTTTTATGCAAGGACCAAGGACTAATTCTAGGTTGTGGTTTCCAGGTGAGATCTGGAATCTTCCTCTGTCTACATAAGTGAGGTTTTGCCTTGCTTGATACAAAGACCAAGGTCTTCCCTAAACTGTCTCTGGGACAAGCACTGATTCATTCTGTTTTTAGGCCTTGAGTCAAATAAAAGGTTTTGTCCAGACGATGAGGACTTATAGATCTACTAGCCTCAAGGAAAAGAACTTTCTCTTTTACTAGAGGGCTCAAGCTAAGGAAGATTCCTTATGATCCAGCCTAAGTGCAGCATCAAGAAAGACATGAAGACACAACAATCAACTCTTTCTAAGATTCCCATTCACCTTAGGTCCAGTACAAAGATAGCACACAGCCATGACCTTTGTAGTCTCCCAAATCAATTTAACCTACCTCCAACTATAGGATGCCAGGGGAGGAAATTTCGGCAGAAGGCAAGAATAAAGTTTACTTTATGATCCAATTCTGTTACTTATTAATAAGGGCTTCCTGAAGCCAAAGCATTACAATAGGTATTAAGGAAAAGCAATAATTAATAGGACTCAGTTTGTCTTTCCAGTGCTGCAAAATCCACATAAAGCAAAAAGGAGATAGTAAATCAGTTCTGAGAACCGAAGATCTAAAATTATAAACACTTTAAGGTCAAACTGCGCAAAGAAACATggatggggagaagagaggaagatggaAAAGATACAGAAGGTTTGATGGAGATGGAATATTCTTTGTGCATTTCTAGATAGCATATCCTCTTTTTAGCACTGTTTTAGGCTCATTAGCTTTACCTGATCATCTCTGTCCACCTCACAGCCTCCTGGAGTTCCATTAGCCTCTCCTTATACTGGTTACGTTCCATAAGGACACGAGCCATCTCTACACGAGTGAAACGGCGGCGTTGGGCAATGGGAATATTGTCCTGCAGAGGGGAGGAGCACTGCTGTTCAGCCAGTGAGAGAGGGAAGGGGTTAAAGTTAGTAAAGAAACAATTAGGAGTTCACATACACACATTGTTAGTTTTTTCCTGGTTTTTGTTGTACACAGTGTTTAGCTCTAAACCTACTCTAGACACCATGTTATGAGCCATACAATGCATAGGACAAGACAGGACAGAGAACAGTAAAGATCTCCCATAGATCTTTAGCATAAGCAATAAGTGGGGGTGGGTGGTGTGGTGTTAAAAGTGAGAATACCAGGAAATGGAAAAAGCTAGAAATTCTGTCTTTAGACTATGGGAATTCCAAAAGCCAAGTCTAGCTGTTTGTCAAGCTTTGGATCTTCCCCTAGGGAAGTGGTGGAGGGAGATCAATGAAGACTTTTTATCAGAGGCTGGATAACCACTTATTAGAGATATCATAGAGGGCATTTCTGCTACATTATGAACTCTGAGGTCTCAACTTAAATTTTATGACACATAATGTGTATCTTTCCCTCCAAACCACTGCCTCGCATAGTCAAAAGCATGATCCAAAAAGTTTGTGACAGAAAATTAGTAGCTAAACAGACATTAGAAAGAAGATATCTTAGGAAAAGTTATAGATTTAAGTTCCAGAATCCAAAGGGATTCATGTGTGGTCTAGGTAAGATCAaggcaataaaaagaaatagtgcTACTCATTAATATGGACACAGAACTATATATCCAGCAATCTAACCTAGGCTCCTCAAATTCCAGGGGATTGACCGGGAAGGAAAAAATAGTGATTGTCGATGAAAACAGACAATACAGCCAGCAGGGATCCTAGAAATGATTCCTACAGTTCAAGTGATGTGTGGGTATTAAACAATGTCTCATTTTGTTGCCACACTGACTTTTTTCAGCAACTCTGCTGCCAAATGAGGGACAGAGGACCTAAGATATCTCTATTGGTTTAGAATGGCTGCTCCCATCAGGTGATTTGCAACCACTGGTTTGATTTCTCTGGGAGGAAATCCTTACCCAATATGTAACTAGTATTGCTCCTTCTCACATATAACTTTTCACAGAattaggaaaaaggaaatgaagtataCACAAGAAGATCAATAATTAGGAGGGCTCAAAAAGTGCTGGGCC
The window above is part of the Monodelphis domestica isolate mMonDom1 chromosome 7, mMonDom1.pri, whole genome shotgun sequence genome. Proteins encoded here:
- the MAPK8IP3 gene encoding C-Jun-amino-terminal kinase-interacting protein 3 isoform X43, translating into MSESGQSSAAATPSTTGTKSNTPTSSVPSAAVTPLNESLQPLGDYGLGSKNSKRAREKRNSRNMEVQVTQEMRNVSIGMGSSDEWSDVQDIIDSTPELDMCQEPRLERTGNSPTQGIVNKAFGINTDSLYHELSTAGSEVIGDVDEGADLLGEFSGMGKEVGNLLLENSQLLETKNALNVVKNDLIAKVDQLSGEQEVLKGELEATKQAKAKMETRVKELEEELKRVKSEAIIARREPKEEVEDVSSYLCTELQCSSPLQDNIPIAQRRRFTRVEMARVLMERNQYKERLMELQEAVRWTEMIRASREHPSVQEKKKSTIWQFFSRLFSSSSSPPPAKRSYPSVNIHYKSPTTAGFSQRRSHTMCQISAGNRTLEFFPDDDCTSSARREQKREQYRQVREHVRNDDGRLQACGWSLPAKYKQLSPNGGQEDTRMKNVPVPVYCRPLVEKDPTMKLWCAAGVNLSGWKPNEEDSGNGTKPTLGRDPLTCDREVEGENKSNHTSPEKKKGKELHEMDATSSRVWILTSTLTTSKVVIIDANQPGTVVDQFTVCNAHVLCISSIPAASDTDYPPGEIFLEGDMNPEDSGTDGVLAGITLVGCATRCNVPRSNCSSRGDTPVLDKGQGEVATVNNGKINQSQSTEEATEATEVPEPGPSEVEMTSVRPGPLTEHVFTDPAPTPSVSSQPSSENGPKADSSTTQQEQEAAGESSVAGTSAAPTMWLGAQNGWLYVHSAVANWKKCLHSIKLKDSVLSLVHVKGRVLVALADGTLAIFHRGEDGQWDLSNYHLMDLGHPHHSIRCMAVVYDRVWCGYKNKVHVIQPKTMQIEKSFDAHPRRESQVRQLAWIGDGVWVSIRLDSTLRLYHAHTHQHLQDVDIEPYVSKMLGTGKLGFSFVRITALLIAGNRLWVGTGNGVVISIPLTETVVLHRGQLLGLRANKTSPTSGEGPRPGGIIHVYGDDSSDRSASSFIPYCSMAQAQLCFHGHRDAVKFFVSVPGNVLATLNGSVLDSPSENPGPTASDPEGQKLKNVLVLSGGEGYIDFRIGDGEDDESEENAGDVNQVKPMLSKAERSHIIVWQVSYIPE